Genomic window (Sphingosinicella microcystinivorans):
GCACGTGGACGATCAACGGCGTCGATTTCGCTGCTTACGATTACATGATCGTGTTCAAGAACGGCAACGGCACGCACCTCACCGGCTTCCTCTTCAATGAAGAGTTCTCGTCGGGCGGTTGGTCCACTCCCTTCACCGATCCGCCGTTCGACCTGCCGGGAGCGAGCAAGTCGCACGCCGTGTCGCATTATTCGATTGTGAAGCGGTACAATCCCGAAACCCCGCCGCCGGTTGATGTACCGGAGCCCGCCGCTCTGGCGCTTCTTGGCCTCGGCCTGATGGGTGTCGGCATGGCGCGCCGCCGCCGAGGCTGACGCATAAGCGATATCACGCACAAGAAGGGCGTCCGGAAACGGGCGCCCTTCTTCTTTTGATTCAGCAATGTCGAGAAGCCTTAACATTGCGGCCGTTAAGTGCTGTGGTACGTTTGCTAAATGTGCAACCTCTACACCGTCAACGTAAGTGCCAACGCCATCGCCGACGCCTTCAAGGCCCGGATGCCGACCGCCTTCAATGCCGCGCAGGGCGACGTGTACCCCGGCGCTCCCGGCATGGTG
Coding sequences:
- a CDS encoding PEP-CTERM sorting domain-containing protein, with the translated sequence MNKYLLTAAALGTVAAFSAPAQAALITCPVAHIADGTSKVFNGSDSAVSACQYDDATGNSTVANLTNINTSAFYGFSDWADNGQTQINLAEGAGGAGTWTINGVDFAAYDYMIVFKNGNGTHLTGFLFNEEFSSGGWSTPFTDPPFDLPGASKSHAVSHYSIVKRYNPETPPPVDVPEPAALALLGLGLMGVGMARRRRG